A genomic region of Leptolyngbya sp. NIES-2104 contains the following coding sequences:
- the ispE gene encoding 4-(cytidine 5'-diphospho)-2-C-methyl-D-erythritol kinase: MRSYSLIAPAKINLYLQIVGDRPDGFHELVMVLQSIELADRVTVRSRSVEGVLVHCDHPAVPVDQTNLAYRAAELMMREFPDVYAKFGGVEIDLEKRIPMGAGLAGGSSNAAAVLVGIDLMWNLGLTQSELQDLGAKLGSDIPFCVSGGTALATGRGEKLAPLTGLDNFYVVLAKYRELSVSTPWAYQTYRKNFGETYPKTPQEIDAKKARSREILNAIAHRDLKQIGQHLHNDLEQVVLPEFGKVQQLREQFAQLSSVGTMMSGSGSTVFALAESRSQAEEMKNAMRSNIPDSDLDLWVTKLSQCGVHLANH, encoded by the coding sequence ATGCGATCGTATTCTCTAATTGCACCTGCCAAAATTAATCTCTATCTGCAAATCGTCGGCGATCGTCCCGATGGCTTCCACGAGTTGGTTATGGTGCTGCAAAGTATTGAACTGGCGGATCGAGTCACCGTACGATCGCGCTCGGTGGAAGGCGTTCTAGTGCATTGTGATCATCCTGCGGTTCCGGTGGATCAGACGAATTTAGCGTATCGAGCCGCAGAATTGATGATGCGAGAATTTCCAGATGTCTATGCGAAATTTGGCGGAGTTGAAATCGATTTAGAAAAGAGAATTCCAATGGGCGCGGGATTAGCAGGCGGTTCGAGTAATGCCGCTGCGGTTCTCGTTGGAATTGATCTGATGTGGAACTTGGGATTAACGCAGTCTGAACTGCAAGATTTAGGAGCAAAACTTGGATCAGACATTCCATTTTGCGTCTCCGGTGGAACAGCGCTCGCAACCGGAAGAGGCGAAAAGCTTGCACCTTTAACGGGGTTAGACAACTTCTATGTTGTGTTAGCAAAATATCGAGAGTTGTCTGTTTCAACGCCTTGGGCTTATCAAACTTATCGCAAGAATTTTGGAGAAACTTATCCAAAAACACCGCAGGAAATTGACGCGAAAAAAGCTCGATCGAGAGAAATCCTAAATGCGATCGCGCACCGTGATCTTAAACAAATCGGTCAGCATCTACACAACGATTTAGAGCAGGTTGTATTGCCGGAATTCGGCAAAGTTCAACAGTTACGGGAGCAGTTTGCACAATTAAGCTCAGTTGGCACGATGATGTCAGGATCAGGATCGACCGTGTTTGCACTGGCGGAATCGCGATCGCAAGCTGAGGAAATGAAGAACGCAATGCGATCGAACATTCCTGATTCAGATCTCGATCTTTGGGTGACAAAATTGAGTCAGTGCGGCGTACATTTAGCAAATCATTAA